The nucleotide sequence GCCAATGAGTCGGTGAAAATGGGCGACATCTATCACAATGCATTCATCACAGTCTCAGCAAGCCATGCTCGGGACGGGTTCGGTGGCTGTTTCAACGCCCAGAGCGCCGTTGGACTGGGAGAAACCTTTATCACTATCACCAACCAGGACCAGTCAGGCCAAGAATCGTCCGTCATCTTGACCAGTACCTTGTCATCCGATCCTCCCCGTGTAGTAGAGAATAGCCCGATCAACAGTCGTGGCTGGGTTTATCAGGAACGCATTCTCTCGCCTCGGATCGTTCATTTTGCCTCAACCCAAGTCGTCTGGGAATGCCGCAAGACCTACCGTCTCGAGAACCTCAGGCCAATGGTCTTACCCACAATTCCTTCTATGATTCTCCGGCCAGACACCGTGGACAGCGCTGTTATGGCTGAGCGGTGGCACAGAGGAATTGTCGAGACGTACTGTAGGCGGGCGTTTACCAGATATGACGACCGACTGGTAGCTCTTGCGGGAATTGCACAGATCTATCAACTGCACATCAAAGACCAATATCTGGCCGGATTATGGGAGTCTCATCTTGCGTACGGGCTGTCCTGGGGACACACCCAAAGACCAAATCACAAGCCCCAGGGTCGGCGACACCCAAGCTGGACGTGGGCGTCGCAAGATGGAGAAATCAGATGGTATCCCATCTCCCACTTTGCTGCCGATGCCGGGTTCTCTCTAGTGGCTAACAACCTTGATTTTGAGCTGATGGCTAGGAAGGAGTTTAGTCCAGTCAAGGGCGGTTACATCACTATCAAAGGCCGAGTTGCTCGAGTTACTCGAATAGACCCCCTCCAAGTCACAGCTTTTGGAGAGGTTGACTTTTACCTGGGAAACATTGGAGGAAAATTCTTTGCGGACGAGCTGCTAGAATTGCCGCACATCTCATCAAAGCTACCAGAAGTGCTGGCTCTTGCGCTCGGGCATGTGGATGACTTCGCCTCACAAAGTACGCGAGTCCTCGTGTTAGTGAGTGGTGGGCTCGGGAGCTCAGCCTATTCGAGAGTAGGGTATGGAATAGTAAATGGGTTTGGAAGTACGGCAGCTTGTGTCGAGTTCTGGGCTAAGCAAGCACCGCAGCAGCTTGATCTTTACTAGGCTGCTTGGGGAGTAGAGTTGCCAAGAAGCGTAATTTAACTCTGTACCTGAAACCGACACCTTTGCTGTCTTCTTTGATCTGGCCTTATCTCTTAACCATGTTTGCTGTAAAGGGATGATGTAGCGCTGTCCCGCAAAGCAtccttggcgtccttgagcATCTCTGCTCGAGTGGCATCGTCCAGGTGACCAACACCCTCTCGGGAAAAATGGGAACAACCACGCACTTAAGTGTCCGGGTATTTGGAAGCAAGCCTGGCTTGCTCAGACTCTCTCATGTTTGAaagcctcttcttcagatCGGTCACCGGGTCTGAGTGTTGGTCACCAATACTACCACCTATCATTTCATCCCTTTTCCGTTCCCAGTCTTTTTGGGCGTCGAGGTACTCTATGAGGCCAAACAGTCAGTATCTGCTTGATATTTCTGGGAATCACAAACCTACCCTTCATAAGCTTATCTGAGTATTCCATGCGCTCCATTCTTCTTCCGTGCGATGTTCTATCGCTTGCATCGTGCCTGGGGGCTGGGCTTTGCGATAACAGCGAGTCACCTGCCGTGGCATGCCCAGGTGTGTGAAACCAAGTCACCCACTTGAAAACCAGGTCGCGGATCTTGGTAGAATCGATACTTCCATCAGCTCCCGGCGTCTTTGCCAGTTCTTTGATCTTTTCAGCTAACGATGGAGTCTGTTGAGTCAGGCCGATCATTCTCAATGCGGCCTCTAGTGTCCATTGGGGCGCGCGCTGACTCGGCCAACTCCGAGGATACATGAGCGCTATGTAGGCTTTATCCATGTCCGATAGCTCATAGTTGTAGTCAATGTCAAAGTCTCGGCCAGTGATGACTCCAGGCAATGGGAAGTGCATGATGCTTTGAGTGTCGACTTCTCGCAAGGATGTCATGTTCTTTGAGTTGTATGGATTGATGCTGACGTCCAGTTAGTGTTGTTTCGATGAGACCGTTGACTGATAAGTGAACTCGCATATGTTCTTTGACATCGGCGTCGCCCCAACCTTGAGAGCCATAAAGCGTCACGAGTGCATCGGCACCTGTCAAGGCAATGCCACCGTTGGCTGGGCATTGATGTTCGTGAAGCATGCCCAATGCATGGCCGAACTAGAATGATTAGCCAATGGAACAAGGTGCCTAACAAAGCAAAAACAGACCTGATGAAGTATAACGGCTTTCTCGGCTGCTGCCATTTCATTGTCGCTGCCGATACAGCCAAGGTTCATGGTGGCAGTGCGTGGCGCCGCCTTCAAGCAGTCTGTCCCGACAAGACTCCATGTCCCTTGACTTGGCGAAGGATCGAAGGCAATGACAATGTCCGGACGAGCCACGGAGTCCCCGGCAGCGATGAAGGAAACATTGCTGTACCACTCCCATTCCTCGATGACAACGGCGACTTTTTGGCGCTGTGCCTGTGAGCCACTGTGCTCTCCATCTATCCACCCATACGTGATGGCTTGTCGGCCCCGGCTCCAGAGCTTTGTAGGCAGAGTGATCACCACGTTGTCAAGTCCTCGTGGCTGTTCTTGGTATATGGCTTCCTCGATAGCCGTCTTGCCTGAAGAGGGGATGACTGCATCTTTGCAGTAGGTTCGAGCGATTCGTTCCATGTCGCTGTGTACAGGAACTTTGAACCAAAATTGGCCGGGATAGGAAACGCAGTGGGAGGAAAAAAGGTGAAAGTAAGAGGGGAGGTCACAGAAGAAGATAAATATCGTCAAGATGCAGGCTTCTAGACCATGCCTCACATGAACACAGCCTGCGCGCGTGAGAATGCCTGTTAAGTCTATAACACAAAGCAGCGGTTGTCATCGCTAATTCCGTTATTGTCTTAGTGGCACCGACTTGCACTTGGTTCAATAGTTCCAGCACTAGCGATTTCGCCGTGGGTGGGTGACGAAATAACCAGAACGGTGACGGGGTGGGCGAGGACATCTTCGGCATAGCAGGTTTAGGAAAGAATCATCATAAAAATATGGTTTATGAAGAGGAGCTTAGTGTATTAGTGCTCTAAACCTTCTGTCATTGTCATAGAACACCATGATGATAATTGACATTCCGAACGGCGAGATATTCAGCATCTCCGTGCTACTACCTCGTCTTTTCTTTCACCCAGGTGTGTGGCTTGGAGAACCGAGCTGAGATCTGCCAGGTGAAAGGCGCCCCGCATAGCGCCTCCGTCACAGAACGAGAGCAAGAAGCTACACGGGAGTTCAGGGTAGTAGTCGACTTGGCCGTACTTGACCTCCCCGATAGTGTATATGGAGTCATATTTTCGAAGGGGGTGGTATGATTTCGATGGTTTTTTCCCGACTTTCTCGCGTGACCGGCACACGATTGTTCTCCCTCTTGGTAATAGGCCCAGGCGTGTCGGCTCCTCGCTTGCGACTGTTTGTCTTCGAAGCCTCGACACGTTCTCTGGTCTCTTTGTTCCCTCATTCCACTCCCTTATCAATGCGGGCTGGACCTGGCAGAGATGCTCTGGCAATTCGAAATGGCCTTCATTGAAGTGGTCGAACGCCTCGGTTATCCAAATGAGGTTTACAAACGAGCGGGTTGCGGGGGACATTATCAAATCAAGGACGTGCTGTTCAAACCAATTGGGGATATTGTTTTGCCTTTTCCTTTGCTTTTGTACCGATATAGGAACTAAAGCCTGAATCGATTGAGCAGGGCCTATAAATGATTGATTCTGACTCATGCCGGAGATTAGAGATTCGGGGACATGGTGAAAAGGAGTCTGATTGATAGCTTTTAGCAATGGCCACGGAgttgagaagatggcagaTCTATGAAGGGAAAATGACAAGACCTTATGGGGGGTTATAGAGAAGCAGTGAGGGCTGGGTGCAGGAGCAAAAAGCTTAGCTCTCAACAGAAGAATGAGTTAAAACCTAACGCCTCCGAGTTTGTTCCCTTGGTTATGGAAATTTTGTTGTGGCCTTGAAGGCAGAAAGCTAAAAATCCAGAAAGTTTAAATTTGTTTGCGAGATGCCGCCTTCTCGCTCCCCAGTGATGACATGACAGCATGACACTATTCGCGCCACACGTGCTGATTTAAGGGGCGCCACTTTGGCGTTGACCAGGTGCGGATTGGACAGTGGTGACTAAGCGACCCGACCGTGAATGTTCACGCAAGGCCAGGCAGCAGTTCTCATTTCCGTTATTCACGCTGCTCAAAGCTTCATGTTTACACCGAACTATCCATGATGACAGACGCAGCTCCTTCTGACCCCCtcgctggcctcgacgacattgacTGGGCCAGCCTGCAGCATGCATATGGCAGCGCAGAAGACGTTCCAGCCCTGCTGAAAGCCTTACGGTTTCACGACAAGAAAGAACTCGATCGAGTTTACTTTGCCTTGTCCAGCAACATCCTCCACCAGGGAACTCGATATCAAGCTACTTCCTATGCGGTCCCCTTTTTGTACGCCTTGCTTGACGCAAAAGACACACCTCGTCGCGAAGATCTGCTCTACTACCTCGTCAACGTTGCCCTGGGCCATCCCTCTGCCTCCGTTCCGTCAGGCGTCGAGATTACCAAATGGCGAACCCTTGTGGCGAAAACTCAGCAGCCGAACTTTGCAGAAGACGAGAGACGAAAGATGGACGAGTATATCGCTGCAGCTACCGATGATAAAGATCGCCAGCGCCGCGAAGAGGAGTCCCTGTTTAGATTGTCGCCTGAGAAGATGGCAGAAAGAACGCTAAACGGACTCCGAGCTTATGATGCGATCCGGGCTGGATTAGACTCGGTGTATCAATGCTTGAGGGACGACAATGCTGATTTGAGAGCGGTGGCTGCTTTTTGTCTGGGCTTCTTCCCTGAGAATAaagtcaaggctgagggTGAGCTTTTGGCTCTTTTAGGCCACGAGGAGGACGTCGCAGTCCGTGGCACCGCGTTGATATCGATTGCCCTACTCCAAGCTCCATCACCAGGAGATCTTGTGCAGACCGAGGTGGCACAATACCTGAAAGCAAGTTTCACCAATCAAGATAACGATCAGGCATCCAAGTGGTCTAGCGCCATCGGCCTCGCGATTCTTCGGATCTATGAACCAGAAACCATCAACACAATACTCCAGGCAATCTCAGACGACAACTATCTGAGCATCTTGCAACGCGACCACTGCAAAAGATTCCCCTTTGCATATCCAGACCTGGCTTCGCTGGCTGCCTCCGTTCTGAAAGTCAAGGGCAGCGAGTTCCCCCAAGTCACTCGAATCACTTTAGCCCAGCTCGAGGGCTCCAAGGGGCAAACGACATGGTATCTCACAGAGCTGTTGTTGGAGTCAGCTTTCGACGGAAAGCCTCTCTCGGGGACCAAGCCATTCTCGGAGTTGACCGAGCTTCAGCAGGAGACACTGCGAGCTTTGGTTAGACTTGACCAAACCACCTGGAGCTGGGGTAACTTTGTTCGGATATTGAGAGAGGGGGGAGTTCCATCCACCCAGGAGGCTCTGAATGTTTACATCGATGGAAAGGAATGAGAAACAAAGATTCCAAGTTAAATACGCAAGACACAAAAACATTCAGGAAGCTGTCACTTGCTCATGGTGACTGGCCTTTTTGGGTATTTGACTTATTAACTTATGCGCGCTGTGTCTTACCTCTCCGTAAAATATATCCGTAGCCCTTTACAAATACCCCACCCAACAAGCCGATGAAACCACTCATATTACCCCCAAGATTTTAGGCAGAGTAGGGAGGAAGGTACATGTCTAGTGTGTTAAAAATCGAATGTTGTCATGCCGTTCAATTGGTCACTGGTAAACCCAAGAGTCTGGGCAACTGCCAAGATGCCGTTTTTGCCCCTGTTTGGAATAACCCTTGCTGTGCCGCATTGCCCAGACGTTACACTTATCTGTTTTGCTCGTACTCCTCGGCCTATAAAGATGTGATGTTATGGGATGGTGTGAGGGTAAGAACAGCTTAAAAGAAGCATGGAGCCCCGTTCATTTATGCCTATTTTGCGTTGGTGCTCGTTGCCTGGGTATTCATTGCCGGCGATTTTATTATTCCATTTTGAAGAACGTGTCCCCGGTCACACCCATTGAAGACCTCCGTCAAAATGACCTTTTCGCGTCTAAGTCAAGTCTGGTATTTACCAGCCACTTTCGTGGCCCTCGCAGCAATGTTGACCCAGCCTGTCCTCGCATGGCAGCCCTACTTTGGTGCCCTCGACCAAGATGAACCTGTCATGCACGCCCCAAACCACATCAAAGCCTCGAAACCATTCTCAGTCGCTTTAAACTGGTCACGCAGTGTTTGGTATGAGGAATGCGAATGGTATTCCGAGCAGGCCGGGGGTTTTGGCTGTGATTGGCCTTATCTGAGGATTTACCTTGGTGGTGATCAAGACTTGGATTTTCTCGACCCCGATTCCGATTATCGCAAGAAATTCACCCACTACTGTTATCTCGAGCCCTGCGTTACTACCAACGTCACCCAGTTATCTCTCACAATACCGCAAGACGCAATCCCCAATAGTGGTACAGACGGCAGAGGTGGTGAAGAAGGTCCGTGGTGGGCAGTGAGCCTTCGATGGGACATTTTCTACCTGCAGCCCAACGGCACCGCTGTTAGTCGACGATATGGCCTCCATGACGATTCAACCCGGTTCAACCTGACGGGCGCGGATGACGAACCTTGGCCAGAGAACCAGACAGGATATGCTTGGTACATGCTCATGGAAGACTATGCCTGGAACATACCCTGCGACGCGATGAAGTGTGCGAGAAAGTGCTTTGGGGAATACATGGATACTCCAAGCGGGAAGAAGAGTTACGATGCCGTGGAAGAGTGCGTTGAGACATGCCCTGGTTATGGGAGAGAGGAAAAGGGGTGCATCACGGACAACATGAGGTTGGGTGATCCCGAAACAGCGGCGACGAGCACTGGCACAGAagcctcctcgacatcaacTGATACAGCAAACAAATCAACAGAGTCATCCAATTCTGGAAGTAGGGATGTTCCTTTGGGAGTGAGAGGGTTTGGTTGGTGGGTGAGCCTGGCTGTTCTTGCAGTGATGTAAGCGACAGCGGGCACGGCTTCTGGAATATTGACAATTCTATATGAGTGTAGTAATTGGAACAGCGCACAAAGACTTTGCCCTTGTTAATTCATGTCTCATAGGGGTCTTGATCATTTGCCTTAGAAAGGGCTTGCAAGGGGCAAAACCGTCTATTCTTGAAAGTCCTTGACAGGGACTACCTAGCAGCTCGTTCGATGCGAGAGACTGAGGCTAGAATCTGTTTGTCACTATCTCCATGTATCGTCAGTATCATCACCATGAGGGATGTGCAGAACACCTGACGTGACACAGGTGACAGATCCAACGCACAGGTTTGGTGCGCTCCTTACGCCCAGTGCACTTGGACATGTCGCGGGTCGCCCTCACAGGTTCGCATAAAGACGATTCCTTGCACTTGAAACGAGTATTCCTGCCACAGTGTATGCACTCCCACACGATATAGACGCATTGACACATTTTGGATAGTAGCTTTGAAGTAGTTGTTTAAAGAAGTAGATACTGTTGGTGGATTCTGGGCGTTGGTAGTTGTGGTTCCTCGCGCGATAAACTATGGATGCTCGTTGAGCAGCAAGAGGGGGAAGAGTATACATATAAAGAAGTAATTTGCAGTCAATAAAATCCTATTTTGGCTGACTCTCTGATGCGTATCGGCTTAAGTATAAGGGGTTCACCCCCCACTAATGGATCAGGGAGTGAATATACTTGTCTACCCATGGATCAGGGAATGAGCATATATGCCTACGAATAGATCATGGAGTAAATATATCTACCTACTAATGGATATTGAGACATATGAATCCAAACGCAGAGGTTATGGCGCAGTAATTGCCTTGGTACCTGTTAGAAAGTACCTTCTACTTTTTCGTTAGCATAGTGGTTTCTTGCGCTCTATATAAGCCGCTCTATAAGTTTCTTTTAATCTTTCTACTTACTATTGCTTTATGAATAGCACTACCGATTCCAGGTTTACTACCTTTTTATACCTTTActattaatactaatactGAGAGAATCTATTGTCAGAAGCTGGAAACTGGCTTTTCTGTAATGTACCCGCCTATTTCGTGGTGCACCCAGTCCCATTCCCATGTTTGGGAGAAGCGATACACGGGCGAGCAGATCTAGTGGCATATCGGTATCCTCCATCCAGCGACCTTTGCCGTTAATAACTCTCTTAGATTTATCACATATTTCACTGCTAGTTGTGAAGTAGTTGAAGTAGTTGCGAAGTAGTTAGTGATCAGAGTGAATATTGGTGGTGGATTGGGGTTTGTGGTTATTGCTGCGAGGATTATGGACTAGCTTGTGAGAAGGAAAGGTGGGACAGTGAAAGATATAAGTGATTGACTTAAGTTAATCACTAATAACATTCAATTGTAATGTTAGTCTGTCACGGTGTAGCTATTTTATGGAGGCGGTGATGTTCTTTATGAGGTAAGTAGTGAGTGGGTGAATGAGGGAGCATAAGCACACTTTGAATTCATTGTCATGGGTCTTTTTCCAGATGTGATTAATATTTTCCCACTTCAGGTAGACCACTTTATAGATCCTTATCTTCGTTATGGTCTCTTTCACTGTCGTCATTGGCATCGTCATTGTCTGTGATatctccgtctccgtctcccaTATGTGGCTTTTGCTTCACCTTCTCAGCGATTTTGTCACTGCTCGCAGAAATATCGACCACACCTGGCCCGATGACCAAGTCCGGGACATAAAGTGACATGTCCGCAACGTCCCTGATGTAAAAACCAGGAAGCGCATCGGTTACCATTACCTTGATCACAAGGTCTTCCCTCTGCCTGATGATGTGGACTAGtttcttggccatcttgtctTCACTACCCCCcgagagccttgagagaGAATTAATAATTACAATGACCATATCGCCCTCTGGTAGTAACGACAGTAACGTTTTAACAAGCTTGAGAGCCTCCTTGAGATTCTTCCTTGCCTTCGAAAAGAACTCGTAGGCTTCCAGTTTTTCAAGGTCCACTGACGGACGGTGGTCCGAGATGAACCTGAGAAGTTGGCCGACCAGGCTCCTGACCAGGGCGGTAGGGCCCGACTTGTCCTTGGAAAGAGAGTCATTGCTCCTGTGTGCGCAAAAGAATGCGAGCACCGGAAATTGGACTGTACTTCGGAGAGCTGCGGCAGATAGTGCGCTGGTAAAGGATAGTGGGCTGTTAAGGGAAGCCGGGGGCGTATAAAGGTTGATGTCAATGATGCTCGATTGCTTCCCCTGCAGCCGAAGGTCCACCTGTTCCGAATGTAGAATTGAATGAGACATGTTCTTCTCGTCGGAGTTGAGCAGCTCTATGTGCTTGAGGCAGTCCTCAATGTCTCTCATTGGGTCGTGGGGAAAGCCTCGGAGTTTCTTCAGCCATTCCGAGGCTATGTGGATGTTGTTCTCCTGGCGGGAAGATATGGGTATGGCCTGCTTTTCTCGTTACGAAAGTTTTAGGTCTTGATGATCAACTATCAAAGATGGTTTTAATCGTGTTCCAATTAAAAAACAAAACGCGCTGGGAAGCCACCCTCACCTGTCTTGGTACTGAAATTCGGGTTGCTAGCACACAGACTATACAAGGCGCCCTCCAAGTGATGGAACAACgcttggtgagcttcttTGGTGATTTTGGCAAATGCTTTCTCCAAGTTTCTGAGAGAATCTACCATCATTGCCTGCGTGTCTATTGGAGGCGAGCTCTGTTAGGCATGAGGAGACTGAAACTGAAAACCGCCAAGGACTCACCACTGTTTTGCTCCATTGACAAACCGCAGACCATGCCCCAGATTACCAACAGCGATTTGTATGCTGCCTAACCTCTCCTGCTCGCAGATATCCACTTCCTTTTGAAAGTGATCAATTTCACTTTGCAGCTCAGCTAAAGCGCCATCTACAGAGAGTTTCtgctctccatcatcatcattctCCTCGTCACTCACCACGCCCGGGCTGGGGTTTTGGGCACTATGGGCTCCTGAATTTTGCCTCTTTCTAAGACGGATACTCGTGGCCAAACTCTTGGCTCTATCTTGTAGCTTCACTGCTGCTTGTTAGCTATGCGCTTGTCGGGCTTATAAGCCGCTTACTCTTCCGGACTTTGGTGATCTCGTCAACAATACGCTCTAGGACAGTGAACACAGTGACAATCACAGCATCTGCGCGTAAGTGCAGCCTAACGGAGGCATGGTGTATTTGTGAAAGGCGCTGGATAGTCTCTAGCCTCTCTGGAATTTCGGCCAAGAAGTTTTGAACCGCTTCGCGGTGCTGGGCACGTTTCTCGACAGCCTGTAGAAGGACGTAAGTCATTGCCCACACGACGGCTTCCAAACGTACAGCCATAATCATGGCATACCCTCCGGAGATGACTGAGCCATAGACGTCGCTTGGAATCATTGTGAGGAATCCGTCAATGGCGCTTCTGTTGTCCTCCACCTTCTGATAGCATCTCCGGACAAAGTTTTGCATGATCTTGTCTTCGCGGCACTATCACGGGTTTCTCCTATCTTATTGATAATCTGTAGAACATATTCACAGGTGAATTCGCTTGGATCTTTGATGTCGAGATCGAGTTGAGTGTTCACATTTCTCTCCCTGAGAACAGCGACGAGCTTTTGAAGGGGATCGAATATGTCACGGTCCGGGAGGTGTTTATCTTTAAGCCCTACGAACGGGAAATGGAAATTCGCGCTCTTGTCGCATACCCCGATCGCTACTTGGTCGACGATCACCTTCATCAACGCGGTAAGATGTTTCTAGAAGTTACAAGCATCTCCCACTTGCAGTACGAAGGTTTGGCAGTTGGACCAAACAGAGAGGAGGCAAGTATCATGAGATTCCACATCCGCGACATGTCTGACAACGTGATGAGCTACAGATCAACAGcgcggtggtggtggacaTGAAAGTGACCTTTGAAGGTGGGCCCAACGAAGAAAACAACCCAATTCAGGTCCCGAAGTTCACATCTCCCGCATCTCTTTGGTTGGTAAATGCTGATCACGGGGCATATGATCTCTTTGGGAAACCTAGCTGCTATCACATGTGGTGCCACCATCGGGATTGCACGTCGGATGTGTACGTCGAATCACAGAAAAGCAAGCGGATCACAATTGAATCCAACATCAAGCTTATCCTAGAAGAGTATGACAACAAAAAGAAGCGAGGTGATCAGGGTCTTGGCcggctcaagaagctcatggaggagagggacATCATTAGATTGCTGCCAGGGGCAGTTCCGGGCTTCGTTCTGAGAAACCGGAAGTGGGGTGAGTCCAAGTGTTGCATAACTTGAGGGATGCGCAAACTAACATGGACAGTCCTCCTTAACCTTTTGCAACTTGGGCCGGTCGATCAGGACAATGGATGGAGTAATCTTGTCCTCCCCCCGGGGCACCGGCAGTTGGTTCAGGCCATGGTTGAGACTCACACGCAGCAGCTCAATTCTAACAAGGATGCTAAGCTTGAGATGGACTCGGTACGAGGCAAGGGTAGATAATCAGGCCTTCCTTTTTAACCCTTGAGCGGCATAGCTGAGAAATCGTTAGGGAGAGGATGCGTCATTCTCTTGCATGGAGTCCCGGGAGTGGGCAAGACTTCCACGGCCGGTAGGTGTCTCACTTATCTCTTTTACCAATGACGGATACTAATTACAGATACCATGGCAGAATGTGTCGCTGCTCATACAAAGAAGCCACTTTACCCCATCACTTGCGGTGAGACAGACCATTTGTGTTCTACCCCTTTATTCAGTTCTCAGCGAGTTCTAACATACCTGGTGAAAAATAGGAGACATCGGCTATAGGCCCGAAGACGTGGAAAGAAACATGGAACATCACTTAGACTAGCACAAAAATGGGGTTGTGTGCTTTTAATTGACGAAGCAGATGTCTTCCTTGCCAAACGTGACGTCTGTTCAGCCCTGTTTGAGCTCACGGAGAGATATTGGTTAACTGTAAGCAGCAAATGGATGTACAGAGGAACGGCCTTGTCTCAGGTAAAGCCACCCAGCTCAAGGAAAACTGGTAAGGTCCGGGACTAACGGAATAATAGTCTTCCTCCGTATCCGAGAGTACTACTCGGGGATTCTGTTCCTCACAACAAACCGCGTCGGAGCGATCGACGACGCATTCCGATCCCGCCTCCATCTAACCCTTTACTACCCGaagctcaccaagaagcagaCAAAGGAAATATTCAAGCACAATTTTAAACGGATTGCCGCCATCAACGCTAACCGCACACTGAACGGGTTGTCCCCGTTTGAGTACAAGGACTCGGAGTCGAAAATCATGGACTGGGCCATGGAAACCTGGAAGGCGCTGAGGTGGAACGGACGCCAGATCCGCAACGCTTTCCAGACCGTCCTTGCCCTGGCCGAGTTTCAAGAGAACGGCCATGGCGGTGAGTCAGCGCCTCGAGTGTTGACTAGACAGTACTTCAAGATTGTTGCCAATGCCTCCACCCAGTTCAACGACTACTTGCTCGGGACCCATGGCATGGACGAGGATAAGGTGGCTAACCGCGAGTACATGAGAGCATTGTCATACTCACCCTCTTCTGAGTTGGTGTTCAGGGGTTTTAACCAAGACTCTTCTGAGTCTAGCtgcgaagaggaggaagatgatgatgggtcAGAGACAGGGAACGACTCGGATGAGTTTGATGGCTTCGAAACtggaaaaaagaagaagagcagagGGAAGAAAGGGAAGAGCAACAGTAAGAAGAGCAAAAAGCCGacagggaagaggagaaacTCAGGGAAGAAAatcaaggaaaagaagaaggaagtgAAGGAGAGCGATGAAAGTGAGGACTCTGAGTGATGACGCTTTCCTATTCTGTAAGCTGTGCCGAATCATGGCCTTTCAACGATTGTCCAAATTTGCCCGCAACGAGTGTCATAAGTAATGTCCAACCTCTGCTTCATGACCCAGACCATGACGGCACTATAGTCAGACTTTTCGAAATCTTAAAAAGCATTTCCTCGTTGAACCCAGACTACATTGCCAAAGTTTGGGGCAAAAGATgccaccaacgccatcgtTCTAGGTGCTACGCATGTCCTAGTTGCGTTCGCTGTCATCCGCGCTCAGGCGCATAGCAGACGCACCCGGTGCAAGGACTCACTGATTCAATGCAAGTTTGATAGTGAAAACAGCATCGAGGGTTTGAAAGGAAAGTACTTTTAAATGCGCAGAGCTTGA is from Fusarium keratoplasticum isolate Fu6.1 chromosome 11, whole genome shotgun sequence and encodes:
- a CDS encoding HET domain-containing protein, which produces MDMMDIDSDESSDELSRICCVCSGITAQALTSTGGYRHVSSRVDLAKMQPYCDLCNILSHQICPSPTSVFNKYRVGNIRNLRLGTRRSGIRQSNVVTVTIDTDDEGTLSAEIDILEVWTPRGDPAAALGLPVLNTHLTNTKSTETFQFIQACLDECNAHDCKSPLRLETSQSAPSRLLDVDNTVRLIDVGKVCPPYVALSHCWGTNLSQYMTVWANLAQKKTSIDWNALTPTFRDAIEITRRLKLRYIWIDALCIVQDSKEDWANESVKMGDIYHNAFITVSASHARDGFGGCFNAQSAVGLGETFITITNQDQSGQESSVILTSTLSSDPPRVVENSPINSRGWVYQERILSPRIVHFASTQVVWECRKTYRLENLRPMVLPTIPSMILRPDTVDSAVMAERWHRGIVETYCRRAFTRYDDRLVALAGIAQIYQLHIKDQYLAGLWESHLAYGLSWGHTQRPNHKPQGRRHPSWTWASQDGEIRWYPISHFAADAGFSLVANNLDFELMARKEFSPVKGGYITIKGRVARVTRIDPLQVTAFGEVDFYLGNIGGKFFADELLELPHISSKLPEVLALALGHVDDFASQSTRVLVLVSGGLGSSAYSRVGYGIVNGFGSTAACVEFWAKQAPQQLDLY
- a CDS encoding ZnMc domain-containing protein; the encoded protein is MERIARTYCKDAVIPSSGKTAIEEAIYQEQPRGLDNVVITLPTKLWSRGRQAITYGWIDGEHSGSQAQRQKVAVVIEEWEWYSNVSFIAAGDSVARPDIVIAFDPSPSQGTWSLVGTDCLKAAPRTATMNLGCIGSDNEMAAAEKAVILHQFGHALGMLHEHQCPANGGIALTGADALVTLYGSQGWGDADVKEHIINPYNSKNMTSLREVDTQSIMHFPLPGVITGRDFDIDYNYELSDMDKAYIALMYPRSWPSQRAPQWTLEAALRMIGLTQQTPSLAEKIKELAKTPGADGSIDSTKIRDLVFKWVTWFHTPGHATAGDSLLSQSPAPRHDASDRTSHGRRMERMEYSDKLMKEYLDAQKDWERKRDEMIGGSIGDQHSDPVTDLKKRLSNMRESEQARLASKYPDT
- a CDS encoding ATPase-AAA-core domain-containing protein — encoded protein: MKVTFEGGPNEENNPIQVPKFTSPASLWLVNADHGAYDLFGKPSCYHMWCHHRDCTSDVYVESQKSKRITIESNIKLILEEYDNKKKRGDQGLGRLKKLMEERDIIRLLPGAVPGFVLRNRKWVLLNLLQLGPVDQDNGWSNLVLPPGHRQLVQAMVETHTQQLNSNKDAKLEMDSVRGKGRGCVILLHGVPGVGKTSTADTMAECVAAHTKKPLYPITCVFLRIREYYSGILFLTTNRVGAIDDAFRSRLHLTLYYPKLTKKQTKEIFKHNFKRIAAINANRTLNGLSPFEYKDSESKIMDWAMETWKALRWNGRQIRNAFQTVLALAEFQENGHGGESAPRVLTRQYFKIVANASTQFNDYLLGTHGMDEDKVANREYMRALSYSPSSELVFRGFNQDSSESSCEEEEDDDGSETGNDSDEFDGFETGKKKKSRGKKGKSNSKKSKKPTGKRRNSGKKIKEKKKEVKESDESEDSE